One genomic window of Deinococcus budaensis includes the following:
- a CDS encoding ATP-binding protein, giving the protein MTRAAPLRSARVAWRHSLRFRLALVYTLVALALISVIGLGVMTLLLRSMDRQFQARLEDRAEAVAERFTNLELGLGEKLPPINGYTTILDDQGRVIAAASSLRLTSGEPFPYAGRSRFPILDTPMRAATRPAGDFGTVWVALPEDDLVNARESATRALLLALLLTPALMLPLGWWVGKRALADLGEAADLADRIDPTRSVATLPLPQREDEVHRLLAALNRLLVRIEAGQAREKQLLGQIVHELGAPLTVLQASLTRAADRTHDPEVARAALVADELTFTTQDLMQLARGQLEMKVAWHFIPAATLRGRLDRLVPGTTFAGGWGGMLLCDPDRLTQALRNLLANARRAAGPEGTVTLTLTETAEHATFTVRDSGPGLPADLGERIFDPFVSGSGSSGLGLSVSRQIAGLHGGTLRASTPAGGGAEFVLSIPGAALGDEDDEPEELDPGAPLQLS; this is encoded by the coding sequence GTGACCCGCGCGGCCCCGCTGCGCTCGGCGCGGGTGGCGTGGCGCCACAGCCTGCGCTTCCGGCTGGCGCTGGTGTACACGCTGGTGGCGCTGGCCCTGATCAGCGTGATCGGCCTGGGCGTAATGACGCTGCTGCTGCGCAGCATGGACCGGCAATTTCAAGCGAGGCTGGAGGACCGGGCGGAGGCTGTGGCCGAACGCTTCACCAATCTCGAACTGGGCCTGGGCGAGAAGCTGCCCCCCATCAACGGCTACACCACCATTCTGGACGACCAGGGCCGGGTGATCGCGGCGGCGAGTTCGCTGCGGCTGACCTCGGGCGAGCCTTTTCCGTACGCGGGCCGCAGCCGCTTTCCCATCCTGGACACGCCCATGCGCGCCGCTACCCGCCCCGCCGGGGACTTCGGAACCGTCTGGGTGGCGCTGCCCGAAGACGACCTGGTGAACGCCCGCGAGAGCGCCACCCGCGCGCTGCTGCTGGCGCTGCTGCTCACCCCGGCGCTGATGCTGCCGCTGGGCTGGTGGGTGGGCAAGCGGGCGCTGGCCGACCTGGGCGAGGCCGCCGACCTGGCCGACCGCATCGACCCCACGCGCAGCGTCGCCACCCTGCCGCTGCCGCAGCGCGAGGACGAGGTCCACCGCCTGCTGGCCGCCCTCAACCGCCTGCTGGTCCGCATCGAGGCCGGGCAGGCGCGTGAAAAACAGCTGCTGGGGCAGATCGTGCATGAACTCGGCGCCCCGCTGACGGTGCTTCAGGCCAGCCTGACCCGCGCCGCCGACCGCACCCACGACCCCGAGGTCGCCCGCGCCGCCCTGGTGGCCGACGAGCTGACCTTCACGACCCAGGACCTGATGCAGCTCGCGCGCGGGCAGCTGGAGATGAAGGTGGCGTGGCACTTTATCCCCGCCGCCACGCTGCGCGGGCGCCTCGACCGGCTGGTGCCCGGCACCACCTTCGCGGGCGGCTGGGGGGGGATGCTGCTGTGCGACCCCGACCGCCTGACCCAGGCGCTGCGCAACCTGCTTGCCAACGCCCGCCGCGCCGCCGGGCCGGAGGGCACGGTCACCCTGACCCTGACCGAGACGGCCGAGCACGCGACCTTTACCGTGCGCGACAGCGGTCCCGGCCTGCCCGCCGACCTGGGAGAACGGATCTTCGACCCCTTTGTCAGCGGCAGCGGCTCCAGCGGCCTGGGCCTGAGCGTCTCGCGTCAGATCGCGGGGCTGCACGGCGGCACCCTGCGGGCCAGCACCCCGGCGGGCGGCGGCGCCGAGTTCGTGCTGAGCATCCCGGGCGCGGCCCTGGGGGATGAGGACGACGAGCCGGAGGAACTGGACCCCGGCGCGCCGCTGCAACTCTCGTGA
- a CDS encoding response regulator transcription factor: MLAQILVVEDDPHLGPLLKEYLSADYLVHHAATLRDAQAWLGTHSAQLILLDLNLPDGDGLDLVQALRQYSSTPVLVLSARSGVQERVAGLNAGADDYLTKPFAMPELDARITALLRRTAAGTGVNLGNTSLSTSSLLLTVNDKNVNLTEHEARILELMMRTPERVFSRADIESHLYGWETPNSNSVEVRISQLRKKLEHAASDLRIRTIRNVGYVLQA, from the coding sequence ATGCTCGCCCAGATTCTCGTGGTGGAGGACGATCCCCACCTCGGCCCGCTGCTCAAGGAATACCTCTCTGCCGACTACCTCGTTCACCACGCCGCGACCCTGAGGGACGCCCAGGCCTGGTTGGGCACCCACTCGGCGCAGCTGATCCTGCTCGACCTCAACCTGCCTGACGGCGACGGCCTCGATCTGGTACAGGCGCTGCGGCAGTACTCCAGCACGCCGGTCCTGGTGCTCTCAGCGCGCTCGGGAGTGCAGGAGCGGGTCGCGGGGCTGAATGCCGGCGCCGACGACTACCTCACCAAGCCCTTCGCGATGCCTGAACTCGACGCGCGGATCACCGCCCTGCTGCGGCGCACCGCCGCCGGAACGGGCGTGAACCTGGGCAACACCAGCCTCAGCACCAGCAGCCTGCTGCTCACGGTGAACGACAAGAACGTGAACCTCACCGAGCACGAGGCGCGCATTCTGGAGCTGATGATGCGGACCCCCGAGCGGGTCTTCTCGCGCGCCGACATCGAGTCGCACCTCTACGGCTGGGAGACGCCCAACAGCAACTCGGTCGAGGTGCGCATCTCGCAGCTGCGCAAGAAGCTGGAGCACGCCGCCAGCGACCTGAGAATCCGCACGATCCGCAATGTCGGGTATGTGCTGCAAGCGTAA